The genomic DNA ATTCTactatttttgttgaaaatagaagaaaaaaatgcaggAAATAGATGGAGAACCAAAATTGTGGATTTAACAAAATAGGGGATTAAAGCTGTATTTAACACAAAAAAGTATTCATAATACGGCTTGTCACCATCGTCCACCGTTAAACGACATATTGCCATAGGGTGGCGAAACAAGTCCAACCTGCTAGGCTGCCTCATTTAGCTCATTATTTTTATGAGTTGAATTGAAGTTTTGAAATCGTCTCATCTAGTTTCGCTCTGCTTAACTCACTAAAAAACAGGGCATGACAACATACCAACTTATTTTCTTAATGATTAGACAAAACTTAAACTAAAGTGACCTAATAACActcatcataactcaaatttCTAGTCGACCAACTTGTTCCTACACTAAGCAACAAAgcattatgatttttttttttgtcaagtaacctagtgactatagctcacacaatttaattgtaaaaaagtttggtgtctgaggttcgaacttcaacccctacatataaatatgcaatatccctattAAACTCAGAGGGATAGCATTATGAAATTTTAGACTaggtaataataatatagtacTCCATctatttcaaaatgagtgtcgctttagccaattgcacatatattaaggaatgaaataaagttgTCGAATGTCAtaacaattttaccaaattatcctaatcaactattgatttgtttttcattaaagaaaagataatactttggaagtagtgtaacataatattaattgaagagtacaattgaaaagaaaaaattattattgcattggaaactgaaagtgatatccatttgaaataattttttttagctaaaacgactgtcattttgaaacggagggagtatcattttatttttggcgGACATAAGTGGGACAGACCTAAACGGGGCGAAATGACCCATTTGCCAATCCCAAGGTTTGCTCTCAACCCCAATTACCTCCCTGGACGACCAAACAAAATCACATTACTCTCACCGAACATCCCCTCAATCCACAATGGAACACGGCGCCGCAACGGCGGCGCTACCAGACGCTTTTCTCAACTTCTTAGAATCCAACGGAATCGATCCATCCATTTACACTTCAATTGATTCCACTCCACGATACATTCGGTAATTTCCACTTTTCACTCTTCAcaccttcatcttctttcaCATCCTAACTTCTCACAACTTTTTTAATTGGCGGTGAAAGGTTAAAACCTGGTTTCGAAGATTACATCGAAGAGTTTGAATCAGAAGTTAAATGTAAACCCCAAAAATTGGATTGGTTGCCAGGGTTTTATACTCTTCCACCCAATATTCAAATTGCTAGCACTAAGGCATATCAAGAAGGAAAGGTGAGTGATTGAATGAATGAGTTATTTTGAATTGGAATTGAAACACTTTTCATGCCcaattttttgttattgattatgGTTGGTTGTGTTGTGTTAGATATATGGAATTGATGCATCTTCTGGAGCTGCTGTTATGGCTTTAGGTATTGAACCAGGGGATCATGTGTTGGATCTATGTGCTGCTCCTGGTATATATTTCTTTCCTCTAAGAAGCACGGATATGTAGTACGATACTTGTACAATACAATGCGGATATATGGATAcgagaaatttaaaaaattaagatagGATATGACCAAGATACCTTAACAAGTTTGTGAATAGAGATTCTATGTGCTAATTGCTTATAAGTATGTAAACATATCAATAGTCACCACCATATGATGAtcgcaatttaaaaaaatgtactcGTAATCATAACAAGTAGGTTTGTTTTCAAGTTTGTGATCATAATAATAAGTATAGATAGCTTGTAGTTGTGCAATGACAGCGCATTCAAAGTCAAGTTGGTCGTGGTTCCAAACATGCTTGTATAGTTGCAAATCTTTTCCCCACCTATATAAGAAACTCTTTTTTCTACTATTGATGTGGcaaaaaaacatacaattttGTGTTTGTATTTAATATATGATGTAACAGAGATGTATCATATCTAGACATCAATTGTTTCTATAGTTGGTTAGAAGTATCAAAGTTGTATCTGAGAACTATTGGtggaaatatttttaaaatggattaaaaatattattggaTACTTTTTGAGTATGTGTCGGGAAGTATCCTATCAGATACATCAGTGTCGGACACCAATACTTTGACATAAGTGTTTTTGAGATCAAGACTTGATTTATTTCAGGGAGCACACGTGCAATACTGATAACtctaaataaaaacattttttttttgtgtgtggatGCTTTCAGTTGAAAAAGAaactttgtatatatattttttgatttgCTAAAGTCATGATTATAATGATTTTCCTTCAAATGCGATGTCTAGGTGCTAAACTTTGTATGATGCTTGACCTTCTTGGTGATTCGGGCTCTGTAACTGGAGTTGATGCTGCAAGGCATCGGTTGGCAGCCTGTAGAACAATGCTGCAGAAATATAAACTGGGTGATCGATGCCGACTTTTTGTTGCGGATGGAACAACATTTTCGGTTATTCCTCTAGGGTTTTGTTCTGATTCATGTAAGTAAAGTTTAAGTTGTGACGTTGGTATTTTATGGTTGATCTTGGAATGGGATGCTGAAATTTCAATATCATACTTAGTTGTTAATAATTATTAGCCTTTTTTGAAATGTTTTCATTCTATCAAGTATTAAGCAGGTGAGTCTAGATTGGAAGAAAGAATGGATGTGTTCAAGGAGTGGACATCTAGAAGACCATGGAAAGAGAGGAAAAGAACAAAGAAGTGTGGCACTCCACAAGTGGTGTCTAAGTCTCACCCTCCTGAACTCATATATTATGGAGGACATTCTGGAGTTATAGGTCTTACCAAAGGAGAATTATATAAGACTGCATCT from Medicago truncatula cultivar Jemalong A17 chromosome 8, MtrunA17r5.0-ANR, whole genome shotgun sequence includes the following:
- the LOC11439615 gene encoding multisite-specific tRNA:(cytosine-C(5))-methyltransferase trm4b isoform X1, producing MEHGAATAALPDAFLNFLESNGIDPSIYTSIDSTPRYIRLKPGFEDYIEEFESEVKCKPQKLDWLPGFYTLPPNIQIASTKAYQEGKIYGIDASSGAAVMALGIEPGDHVLDLCAAPGAKLCMMLDLLGDSGSVTGVDAARHRLAACRTMLQKYKLGDRCRLFVADGTTFSVIPLGFCSDSSGESRLEERMDVFKEWTSRRPWKERKRTKKCGTPQVVSKSHPPELIYYGGHSGVIGLTKGELYKTASKNEIASYGYDKVLVDAECTHDGSIKHIQKFEQWGWITLQRRVLDAERTDDLHALQLNLLTNGFRLLKVGGSLVYSTCSLTVAQNEDVMEQFLKENITAELTEIDAARNWPCKGGRIRKTWRFDPLTSQTSGLFVAKFRKVVI
- the LOC11439615 gene encoding multisite-specific tRNA:(cytosine-C(5))-methyltransferase trm4b isoform X2, with protein sequence MEHGAATAALPDAFLNFLESNGIDPSIYTSIDSTPRYIRLKPGFEDYIEEFESEVKCKPQKLDWLPGFYTLPPNIQIASTKAYQEGKIYGIDASSGAAVMALGIEPGDHVLDLCAAPGAKLCMMLDLLGDSGSVTGVDAARHRLAACRTMLQKYKLGDRCRLFVADGTTFSVIPLGFCSDSCESRLEERMDVFKEWTSRRPWKERKRTKKCGTPQVVSKSHPPELIYYGGHSGVIGLTKGELYKTASKNEIASYGYDKVLVDAECTHDGSIKHIQKFEQWGWITLQRRVLDAERTDDLHALQLNLLTNGFRLLKVGGSLVYSTCSLTVAQNEDVMEQFLKENITAELTEIDAARNWPCKGGRIRKTWRFDPLTSQTSGLFVAKFRKVVI